The following coding sequences are from one Culex quinquefasciatus strain JHB chromosome 1, VPISU_Cqui_1.0_pri_paternal, whole genome shotgun sequence window:
- the LOC6042400 gene encoding putative cyclin-dependent serine/threonine-protein kinase DDB_G0272797/DDB_G0274007 isoform X4, with product MKQLAALTLALFATVALGQRVAPGVNPGHYQQQPYQQPQQHYQQQPPVAQQQHYQQQQQQQQPQYQQQQVPVQAQYQQPHQVPVQHQQVPVQGHPQQGQPHPQQQHHGQPQQVLNTHNIQHEKQHIAEHMDVPIDTSKMSEQELQFHYFKMHDSDNNNKLDGCELIKSLIHWHDDRGHAEKSPKPKHIYSDDELETIVGMVLNQMDVNGDGFVDYGEYRRSEVDQNRRADYPEGQP from the exons ATGAAACAGCTTGCCGCGTTAACCTTGGCGTTGTTCGCAACGGTGGCACTCGGTCAACGTGTCGCCCCCGGCGTCAATCCCGGTCACTAT CAACAGCAGCCTTACCAACAACCTCAGCAGCACTATCAGCAGCAACCTCCGGTCGCCCAGCAGCAGCACTAT caacagcagcagcagcagcagcaaccccAATACCAGCAGCAACAAGTGCCGGTACAGGCGCAGTATCAGCAGCCGCATCAAGTTCCGGTGCAACACCAGCAGGTTCCAGTTCAGGGCCACCCGCAGCAGGGACAGCCCCATccacagcagcagcatcatGGGCAGCCCCAGCAGGTGCTGAATACGCACAACATTCAGCACGAGAAGCA GCACATTGCCGAGCACATGGACGTGCCGATCGACACCAGCAAAATGAGCGAACAGGAGCTGCAGTTCCACTACTTCAAGATGCACGACtcggacaacaacaacaaactggACGGGTGCGAGCTGATCAAATCGCTCATCCACTGGCACG ACGACAGGGGTCACGCGGAAAAGTCACCGAAACCCAAACACATTTACTCCGACGACGAACTGGAAACCATAGTCGGTATGGTACTGAACCAAATGGATGTAAACGGGGATGGTTTCGTCGATTATGGCGAGTATCGGCGCTCCGAAGTGGACCAGAATCGGCGGGCCGACTACCCGGAGGGACAACCTTAA
- the LOC6042400 gene encoding nuclear transcription factor Y subunit beta isoform X3 — MKQLAALTLALFATVALGQRVAPGVNPGHYQQQPYQQPQQHYQQQPPVAQQQHYQQQQQQQQPQYQQQQVPVQAQYQQPHQVPVQHQQVPVQGHPQQGQPHPQQQHHGQPQQVLNTHNIQHEKQHIAEHMDVPIDTSKMSEQELQFHYFKMHDSDNNNKLDGCELIKSLIHWHEESKNQDQPAHQDKIFSNDELSALIDPILNSDDHNKDGFIDYPEFVRAQHKAAQQGTDQAADGKH; from the exons ATGAAACAGCTTGCCGCGTTAACCTTGGCGTTGTTCGCAACGGTGGCACTCGGTCAACGTGTCGCCCCCGGCGTCAATCCCGGTCACTAT CAACAGCAGCCTTACCAACAACCTCAGCAGCACTATCAGCAGCAACCTCCGGTCGCCCAGCAGCAGCACTAT caacagcagcagcagcagcagcaaccccAATACCAGCAGCAACAAGTGCCGGTACAGGCGCAGTATCAGCAGCCGCATCAAGTTCCGGTGCAACACCAGCAGGTTCCAGTTCAGGGCCACCCGCAGCAGGGACAGCCCCATccacagcagcagcatcatGGGCAGCCCCAGCAGGTGCTGAATACGCACAACATTCAGCACGAGAAGCA GCACATTGCCGAGCACATGGACGTGCCGATCGACACCAGCAAAATGAGCGAACAGGAGCTGCAGTTCCACTACTTCAAGATGCACGACtcggacaacaacaacaaactggACGGGTGCGAGCTGATCAAATCGCTCATCCACTGGCACG AGGAAAGCAAAAATCAGGACCAACCTGCCCACCAGGATAAGATATTTTCGAACGACGAGCTGTCTGCACTGATAGACCCGATTCTGAACTCGGACGACCACAACAAGGATGGGTTTATTGATTATCCAGAGTTTGTGCGAGCCCAGCACAAGGCGGCCCAGCAGGGAACCGACCAGGCGGCCGATGGCAAACACTAG
- the LOC6042400 gene encoding myb-like protein Q isoform X5 — translation MKQLAALTLALFATVALGQRVAPGVNPGHYQQQPYQQPQQHYQQQPPVAQQQHYQQQQQQQQPQYQQQQVPVQAQYQQPHQVPVQHQQVPVQGHPQQGQPHPQQQHHGQPQQVLNTHNIQHEKQHIAEHMDVPIDTSKMSEQELQFHYFKMHDSDNNNKLDGCELIKSLIHWHANHPNEDGPSSGAEDEPDVVSIYSDDQLTSVVEDILNWDQDGDGFLDWPEFVRAVKNKED, via the exons ATGAAACAGCTTGCCGCGTTAACCTTGGCGTTGTTCGCAACGGTGGCACTCGGTCAACGTGTCGCCCCCGGCGTCAATCCCGGTCACTAT CAACAGCAGCCTTACCAACAACCTCAGCAGCACTATCAGCAGCAACCTCCGGTCGCCCAGCAGCAGCACTAT caacagcagcagcagcagcagcaaccccAATACCAGCAGCAACAAGTGCCGGTACAGGCGCAGTATCAGCAGCCGCATCAAGTTCCGGTGCAACACCAGCAGGTTCCAGTTCAGGGCCACCCGCAGCAGGGACAGCCCCATccacagcagcagcatcatGGGCAGCCCCAGCAGGTGCTGAATACGCACAACATTCAGCACGAGAAGCA GCACATTGCCGAGCACATGGACGTGCCGATCGACACCAGCAAAATGAGCGAACAGGAGCTGCAGTTCCACTACTTCAAGATGCACGACtcggacaacaacaacaaactggACGGGTGCGAGCTGATCAAATCGCTCATCCACTGGCACG CAAATCACCCCAATGAAGATGGACCCTCCAGTGGAGCGGAAGATGAACCGGATGTAGTGTCGATCTATTCTGACGATCAGCTGACATCCGTCGTAGAAGATATACTAAACTGGGACCAGGACGGCGATGGCTTCCTCGACTGGCCCGAGTTTGTGCGAGCCGTGAAGAACAAGGAAGACTAA
- the LOC6042400 gene encoding multiple coagulation factor deficiency protein 2 homolog isoform X6, whose translation MKQLAALTLALFATVALGQRVAPGVNPGHYQQQPYQQPQQHYQQQPPVAQQQHYQQQQQQQQPQYQQQQVPVQAQYQQPHQVPVQHQQVPVQGHPQQGQPHPQQQHHGQPQQVLNTHNIQHEKQHIAEHMDVPIDTSKMSEQELQFHYFKMHDSDNNNKLDGCELIKSLIHWHEKESNGASNKHEDTDTPTAIYSDDQLTTIVEAVLGSMDLDKDGYINWAEYVYSNKHGQK comes from the exons ATGAAACAGCTTGCCGCGTTAACCTTGGCGTTGTTCGCAACGGTGGCACTCGGTCAACGTGTCGCCCCCGGCGTCAATCCCGGTCACTAT CAACAGCAGCCTTACCAACAACCTCAGCAGCACTATCAGCAGCAACCTCCGGTCGCCCAGCAGCAGCACTAT caacagcagcagcagcagcagcaaccccAATACCAGCAGCAACAAGTGCCGGTACAGGCGCAGTATCAGCAGCCGCATCAAGTTCCGGTGCAACACCAGCAGGTTCCAGTTCAGGGCCACCCGCAGCAGGGACAGCCCCATccacagcagcagcatcatGGGCAGCCCCAGCAGGTGCTGAATACGCACAACATTCAGCACGAGAAGCA GCACATTGCCGAGCACATGGACGTGCCGATCGACACCAGCAAAATGAGCGAACAGGAGCTGCAGTTCCACTACTTCAAGATGCACGACtcggacaacaacaacaaactggACGGGTGCGAGCTGATCAAATCGCTCATCCACTGGCACG AGAAGGAATCGAACGGTGCATCGAACAAGCACGAAGACACCGATACCCCGACGGCCATCTATTCGGATGACCAACTGACAACGATCGTCGAGGCCGTTCTAGGCAGCATGGACCTGGACAAGGATGGCTACATCAATTGGGCCGAGTATGTGTACTCTAACAAGCACGGCCAAAAgtaa
- the LOC6042400 gene encoding G-box-binding factor isoform X1 gives MKQLAALTLALFATVALGQRVAPGVNPGHYQQQPYQQPQQHYQQQPPVAQQQHYQQQQQQQQPQYQQQQVPVQAQYQQPHQVPVQHQQVPVQGHPQQGQPHPQQQHHGQPQQVLNTHNIQHEKQHIAEHMDVPIDTSKMSEQELQFHYFKMHDSDNNNKLDGCELIKSLIHWHDTKDDDHHGGAGAGEHHEEPEKTEAHPQDDETLQSLIDPILELMDKDHDGFISYPEYRAAEAAESAQNAAEHH, from the exons ATGAAACAGCTTGCCGCGTTAACCTTGGCGTTGTTCGCAACGGTGGCACTCGGTCAACGTGTCGCCCCCGGCGTCAATCCCGGTCACTAT CAACAGCAGCCTTACCAACAACCTCAGCAGCACTATCAGCAGCAACCTCCGGTCGCCCAGCAGCAGCACTAT caacagcagcagcagcagcagcaaccccAATACCAGCAGCAACAAGTGCCGGTACAGGCGCAGTATCAGCAGCCGCATCAAGTTCCGGTGCAACACCAGCAGGTTCCAGTTCAGGGCCACCCGCAGCAGGGACAGCCCCATccacagcagcagcatcatGGGCAGCCCCAGCAGGTGCTGAATACGCACAACATTCAGCACGAGAAGCA GCACATTGCCGAGCACATGGACGTGCCGATCGACACCAGCAAAATGAGCGAACAGGAGCTGCAGTTCCACTACTTCAAGATGCACGACtcggacaacaacaacaaactggACGGGTGCGAGCTGATCAAATCGCTCATCCACTGGCACG ATACCAAAGACGATGACCACCACGGGGGTGCTGGCGCCGGGGAGCACCACGAGGAACCGGAAAAAACCGAAGCGCACCCACAGGACGACGAAACGCTCCAGTCGCTGATTGATCCCATCCTGGAGCTGATGGATAAGGACCACGACGGGTTCATCTCGTACCCGGAGTATCGCGCCGCGGAGGCAGCGGAATCGGCGCAGAATGCGGCGGAGCATCACTAA
- the LOC6042400 gene encoding G-box-binding factor isoform X2: protein MKQLAALTLALFATVALGQRVAPGVNPGHYQQQPYQQPQQHYQQQPPVAQQQHYQQQQQPQYQQQQVPVQAQYQQPHQVPVQHQQVPVQGHPQQGQPHPQQQHHGQPQQVLNTHNIQHEKQHIAEHMDVPIDTSKMSEQELQFHYFKMHDSDNNNKLDGCELIKSLIHWHDTKDDDHHGGAGAGEHHEEPEKTEAHPQDDETLQSLIDPILELMDKDHDGFISYPEYRAAEAAESAQNAAEHH from the exons ATGAAACAGCTTGCCGCGTTAACCTTGGCGTTGTTCGCAACGGTGGCACTCGGTCAACGTGTCGCCCCCGGCGTCAATCCCGGTCACTAT CAACAGCAGCCTTACCAACAACCTCAGCAGCACTATCAGCAGCAACCTCCGGTCGCCCAGCAGCAGCACTAT cagcagcagcagcaaccccAATACCAGCAGCAACAAGTGCCGGTACAGGCGCAGTATCAGCAGCCGCATCAAGTTCCGGTGCAACACCAGCAGGTTCCAGTTCAGGGCCACCCGCAGCAGGGACAGCCCCATccacagcagcagcatcatGGGCAGCCCCAGCAGGTGCTGAATACGCACAACATTCAGCACGAGAAGCA GCACATTGCCGAGCACATGGACGTGCCGATCGACACCAGCAAAATGAGCGAACAGGAGCTGCAGTTCCACTACTTCAAGATGCACGACtcggacaacaacaacaaactggACGGGTGCGAGCTGATCAAATCGCTCATCCACTGGCACG ATACCAAAGACGATGACCACCACGGGGGTGCTGGCGCCGGGGAGCACCACGAGGAACCGGAAAAAACCGAAGCGCACCCACAGGACGACGAAACGCTCCAGTCGCTGATTGATCCCATCCTGGAGCTGATGGATAAGGACCACGACGGGTTCATCTCGTACCCGGAGTATCGCGCCGCGGAGGCAGCGGAATCGGCGCAGAATGCGGCGGAGCATCACTAA